The DNA segment CATGCCGTCCGGCACCGCGCAGCGGCCGGGCGACATCGTGCGCGCGATGAACGGGCTCACGATCGAGATCGGGAACACGGACGCGGAGGGCCGTCTCACCCTGGCCGACGCGATGTCGTACGCGGCGCGCGAGGTAAAGCCCACGGAGATGGTCGAGCTCGCCACCCTCACCGGCGCCATCGTGATCGCGCTCGGACAGGGCGTGACCGGGCTCTTCGCCACCCAGGACGGTCTCGCGGATCGCCTGCTCGGCGCGTCAAGCGTGGCGGGCGAACGCTTGTGGCGGATGCCCCTGCACGACGAGTACAAGGATGGGCTCAAGAGCGAGATCGCCGACCTCAACAACGTCTCGAGCCAGCGCGGGGCGGGGGCGATCGTGGCCGCGCTCTTCATGCGCGATTTCACGAGTGGGATTCCCTGGGCGCATCTCGACATCGCCGGCACCGCCTTCTCCGAGCGCGAGCTGCCCCTGGGCCCGCGGGGCGGCACCGGCGTCGGGGTGCGCACCCTGCTCGCCTACCTCACGCGCGTGGCCGGGCATCGCTAGGAGCCGCGCCGCCGTGGCCGGCGCCGTCGATCTCCACTCACACAGCACCGCGTCGGACGGCACGCTGCGCCCCCGCGAGCTCGTGCAGGCCGCCGCCCGCCGCGGCGTCCGCGTGCTCGCGGTCACCGATCACGACTCCACGGAGGGCCTTGCCGAGGCGATGGCGGAGGCGGCATCGCTCCGACCCCTCGAGATCGTGCCGGGCATCGAGATCAACTGCGACGTGGACGGCGGAGAGATCCACGTGCTCGGCTACTACATGGACTACGAGGCGCCCTGGTTCCAGGAGTTCTGCCGGGCGCAGCGGGCGGAGCGGCGCGCCCGCGTGTACCGCATCGCCGAGCGACTGGCCTCGCTCGGCATGCCTATCGATCCGGACGCCGTCTTCGCGCTCGTGCAGGAAGGCTCGGCGGGGCGCCCCCACGTTGCCCAGGTGATGGTCGACCGCGGTTACGTGAAGAGCGTGCGTGAGGCCTTCGACCGCTTCCTCGCCGCCGGCAAGCCCGCCAATGTGCCGCGGAAGAAGCTCACGCCCGAGGATGCGGTGCGGCTGCTCCGGCGCGCGGGCGGCGTCCCGGTATTCGCGCATCCCGGGCTTGCCGGCCGCGACGCTCTGATCCCGGGGCTCGTCGAGGCCGGGTTGATGGGCATCGAGTGCTACTACCCGGAGCACTCGGCGGCCCAGACCGGGAGCTACGTCGAAATCTGCCGGCAACTCGGGCTCGTGGCCACGGGTGGGTCCGACTTCCACGGGCCGCGGGTCCGTGCCTCCCAGCTCGGCGATCCCGCGATCCCACTGTCGGTGTGGGACGCCTTGCGAGCCAAGGCGGCGGAGGCACGCGCGTCGCGACCCGATCGTCGCGCGTCACCAGCGTGACCGCGTCGTGTAATCCTTACCCGGACGGTACGGAGAACCCGCCCGTGCCAGCTCGCAAAATCAACAGCTTGGACGTTCGGCACATGCCTTGCTCCTTTTTCAGAGTGAATAAGTCTGATAGGAGGGCATCATGAGCCGCATGAAATCGCTGACGTCGGTGATGGTCGCGGGGGCACTGCTTGCCGCCGTGCCCGCCCTGGCCGCGGACGATACCAAGGTGAAGGGAGCGACCCAGGAGGTCGAGTCCGGGGCGAAGAAGATCGGGCAAGGCGACCTTGGCAAGGGCGTACCCGAGACTGCGAAGGGCGTGGGGAAGACGGTCGAGGAGGGCGCCAAGTACACCGGCGAGAAGTTCAAGGAAGCCGGCAAGTCCGCCGAGCCGCCGGCGAAGAGCGCCTGGCAGCACACGAAGGAAGGCGCGACCAACTTCGGCCACAGCGTGAAGAACTTCTTCACCCGCCTCTTCTCGTCCGACTAGCCGGAATGCCTTTCGCCCGCCGCGCGCTGGCCCTGGTGCTGATCTCGCTGTTCTGGGCGGCGGGAGCCCAGGCCAGCCCGGCGGGTGAGCAGTTCAGGGCGGACCTCAATCGCGTCCTGAAGGTCCTCGACGAGACGGAGGGCCAGCCGGTGGAGGTCCGCCGCGCCGCGGTCCGCACCGCCGCCGAGCCGGTCTTCGACTGGCGGGAGATGGCGTCGCGCGCGCTCGCGATTCACTGGCAGGCGCGGACCGAGGTGGAGCGTGCGGAGTTCACACGGCTGTTCAGCGACCTCATTGAGCGCGCCTACGTGACGAAGGTCGAACGCTACACCGGCGAGGCCGTGAAGTTCGTGGGCGACCGTGCCGAGGGCTCGCTGGCCGTGGTCCAGACCCGGCTCGTCCCCAGCAAGGGCCCGGAGGTCCCGATCGACTACCGGCTCATCGAGAAGGACGGGCGCTGGCGCGTCTACGACGTGGTGATCGAGGGCGTGAGCATGGTTGCCAACTACCGCACGCAGTTCGACCGTGTGATCCGCAGCTCGTCGTACGCCGAGCTCGTCAAGCGCCTCAAGGACAAGGGCTAGCCCACGGGCGAGACCCCGTCGCAGTAGTTGGGAAACATGCGAGCGAAGGCGGCGGCAGTCGTCCGCTCGCGGAAATACGGGATCTGCCGCACCGAGTAGTCCGTCCCGCCGCGGAACACCACCACCGCGCTCGCCAGCGGCGCTCCCTCCGCGTCGAAGAGGCCGCACGCGGTGCGCCAGAACGTTCGTCGCCGGTCGATGGGCGTCACGTCGGCGAAGCGGCCGAGGGCGAGCAGGGGACCACCGGCGGGCAGGGCGGACCGGTGGAGCGTCACCTGGATGCGATTGGTGAGTCCGCCCTCGCGCATGGTCAGCGCGCCGAGCCACCACGCCACCTCGTCGAGGAGCACGGGCGCGAGCGCGTCGTGGAGCGCCGCGCCGGTTCGCCACGGCACGCCGGGCTCGACCCGCGCCCACACGCCCTCGTCGTCGAAGGACAGCGCCGTCTGCAGGCCCAGGGGATTGCGCGACCCGCATGCGAGGCAGTCCTCGGACATGGGCAGCGTGACGCCTGCGTGGCCGCCCCGCCAGGCCGCGGGGACCGCGGTGGCATCGGGGCCGAGCAGACTGACCGATGCCGACGAGAGGATCTGTCCATCCTGGAGGATCGTGACGCTGGCGCCGCCCTCGCGCGCCCCGCCTTCGAGTGAGAGCGCGGTGA comes from the Candidatus Methylomirabilota bacterium genome and includes:
- a CDS encoding PHP domain-containing protein; this encodes MAGAVDLHSHSTASDGTLRPRELVQAAARRGVRVLAVTDHDSTEGLAEAMAEAASLRPLEIVPGIEINCDVDGGEIHVLGYYMDYEAPWFQEFCRAQRAERRARVYRIAERLASLGMPIDPDAVFALVQEGSAGRPHVAQVMVDRGYVKSVREAFDRFLAAGKPANVPRKKLTPEDAVRLLRRAGGVPVFAHPGLAGRDALIPGLVEAGLMGIECYYPEHSAAQTGSYVEICRQLGLVATGGSDFHGPRVRASQLGDPAIPLSVWDALRAKAAEARASRPDRRASPA
- a CDS encoding ABC transporter substrate-binding protein encodes the protein MPFARRALALVLISLFWAAGAQASPAGEQFRADLNRVLKVLDETEGQPVEVRRAAVRTAAEPVFDWREMASRALAIHWQARTEVERAEFTRLFSDLIERAYVTKVERYTGEAVKFVGDRAEGSLAVVQTRLVPSKGPEVPIDYRLIEKDGRWRVYDVVIEGVSMVANYRTQFDRVIRSSSYAELVKRLKDKG